The sequence CTACACGAATGGCTACCGCGTGGCGGTGGGCAGTGACCCGTGGGGCACTCCGGAGCTCTACGTCTCTGGCAGTCAGTGGCGCTTCTTCACGCACTTCCAGCGCAGCGATGACTGCCAGATTCCGCCCATCTTCGTGTCGCCCAACTACGTGAGGAAGGCGTACTGGGTGCTGACGCCGTATGTGCACGTGCTGCGCATTCCGGACGGAGCGAAGCTGGCCGAGTTCTCCACAGAGGCCCTCAACACGGGCTTCCTGGGACAGGAGGTCTCCTACGCGGACTACAAGAACCTTTGCGAGCCCGGTGCCATCGCCTGCAACGTGTTCAGCTTCCCGCTGTCGAACAACGGCGAGCCGGACTACTCCGCGCCGGTGGCCACGCTGCAGCAGGCGGGGGCGGGGCCGCGTGTGCTCGCCGGCAGCCCACAGTTGAAGCTCGGGACGGGCGTCGCCGCCTGCTACTACGACACGATGTTCTCCCCTGGCACGCTGAAGCTCTACGAGCGCTGGGGCGCGCAGCTCTGGTCCTTCCAGCCGTATGGCGGCTTCTACGGCGGCGTGCGGCCGGCGACGAACAACGACTGACCCGGTAGCGCGGGCGGAGGCGACGGGTCTCGCCTCCACCCCACTTCGCAGCAGCGGAATCAGTTCGTCACGCCGCCGTCGAGGTGACGACGTGCGCATTCGCCGTGTACGGAGCCAGCGCGCCGATGTGACCGGGTCGCGCCTTCACACGCTCCAGCCACGCGGACACGGCGGGGTAGCGGCCCAGGTCGAAGCCACCCTCGGGCGCCACATGCGTGTACGCATACAGCGAGATGTCCGCGACGGTGGGGCGCTCGCCCACGAGGAACGTCCGTCCGCGCAGGTGGCGCTCCATCGCGGCCAGCGCTTCGTGGCCACGCTCCGTGCGCAGGCGGAACGTCTCCGGATGGCGCGACGCCCGCCCCGTCAGTTGCCAGAAGCGCACGGTGCCCACGTTGGGCTCCATGCTGTTCTGCTCGAAGAAGAGCCACTGGTGGACGTGGGCGCACTCGAAGGCGTCCTCGGGCAAGAGCGGCGTGCCGCGCGCGAGGTAGAGCAGGATGGCATTGGACTCGGCGAGGAAGCGGCCGGGCTCCGGCTCCAGCACGGGGACGCGGCCGTCGGGGTTCTTGTTCCGGACGAAGTCCTCCGTGTGGCTCTGGCCCGCGAAGATGTCCACGGGGACCAACTCATAGGGCCTGTCCAGCCACGAAAGCAGGAGGCGGACCTTGTAGCCGTTGGCGGAAGGGGCGTAGTCGTACAGGCGCATCAGGGGCTCCGGAAGGGGAGGGAATGCGAGCCAGGGTAGGGAGCACACCCCGGCCGGACGACCCGCTCCTTGCGGTCTTCGGTGGCGGCGGGCGGGCGCAAGAACCGGGTTGTTCGGAAGCGCCCCGGAGGCCATACCCAGGAGCAGGAGAGACGCTTCCATGGCGACCAGCGACTACGCCCGAATCGAACAGGCCATCCTCTACCTCGACACCCACGCGCGCGAGCAGCCGTCCCTGGACGACGTGGCCGCGCATGTGGGGCTGAGCCCCTTCCACTTCCAGCGCCTCTTCACGCGCTGGGCGGGCATCAGCCCCAAGCGCTTCCTGCAGGTGCACACGCTCAGCTCGGCCCGCCGCCTGCTGGCCGAGCGGCGCAGCGTGCTGGACACGTCCTACTCCGTGGGCCTGTCCGGAGGCGGTCGCCTGCACGAGCTCTTCGTCACCCTCACCGCGATGACGCCGGGCGAGTTCAAGCTCGGAGGCGAGGGGCTCACCATCCGCTACGGCATCCACCCGTCGCCCTTCGGCGACTGCCTCATCGCCGCCTGCGAGCGGGGCATCTGCGGCCTGCACTTCCTCACCGGAGAGACCGCGGAGGAGGCGCTGACGTCGCTGAAGGAGCAGTGGCCCCACGCCGTCTTCGAGGCGTCACGCGAGGCCACCGCGTCCTGGGCGGAGCGCATCTTCCCCGCTACGTCTCCGCGCGAGCCCACGCCGTTATCCGTGCTGGTGAAGGGCACGCCCTTCCAGGTGCAGGTGTGGCAGGCGCTGCTGCGAATCTCTCCGGGGCAGGTGGCGACCTACGAGGACATCGCCCGGGCGATTGGAAATCCGAAGGCGGTGCGCGCGGTGGGCTCGGCGGTGGGAGACAACCCGGTGGCTTTGCTCATCCCCTGCCACCGCGTGCTGCGCAAGACGGGCGTCTTCGGTGACTACCGCTGGGGGCCCGCGCGCAAGAAGGTGATGCTCGCGTGGGAGTCGCTGCGCTACGGCGCGGAGAACGACGACGGCGCGGCGCGGGCCGCGCGGGCCTGAGTCGTCCGTCACGCTCCCATCACCCTCGATGGATAGAAGGGTTCGAGTCCGGCACGACCGAGAGCCGTAACACCACAGGTTTGTGCCCGGACTGAACGCAGCACCATCCATATGAGGGAACAACGATGCGAGCACGTCGGATGACCGAAACCCTGTCCAACACCCTGTCCACGCTTCGCTCAGGCCTCACGGGGGCATGCCTGCTGATGGTGTGCCTCTTCGCCGGCTCCGCGAGCGCGAACTGCCAGACCTTCCTGGCGCCGTACTTCGCCTGGGTGCCAGGAGGCACCCACGCCGTGGGCTACACGTACGCCTCGATGCAGGGGAATGGCATTGCGTCCTATGCCAGCACCAACTGGACCACCGCTGGCGCGCTCCTGAAGAACTCCTCTGGCTATCTCGATAGCCGTATCAACCAGTGGCACGGCGTGAACGTGCTCTACTCGGACCGGCAGGGGACGAACTCCCAGCCGTTCTCCACCTCCACGCCGGACAACAACGACCTGGTCGTGTCGCCGACCGGAGACGTGTGGATCGTCTCCAACACCTGGAACGCGACGGTGCAGCTCACCGGCGTCGTGTGCGAGAACAACATGCTGCGCGGCTGGGGCACGGCCGTCGGCAGTTACTCCTACCCGGCGCTCTACCTCATCCAGTTCGAGAGGGTGTCCGATATCGGGTAGGCCGTAGCCTCACGGCGCTCGGAGCTTGCGAAGCGCTTCGAGCGCCGAACGGGGCCCAGCCCTCCAGCACCGTGGTGCTGGAGGCGAGCTGCCAGCGGGCGATGCCCTTGTTGAAGAAGGCTTTCAGTACGGAGCCGACGAGGGCACACGGCGAGTCGCGGAGGCCTGAGCCCCCGCTTCAGTCGGTGAGATTGGCCATGTGCAGCTCGTGCTGGGTGGCCTTCACCCGGCCCGCGCCGTTGAAGCGGACGGTACGGAGCCAGTAATGGGCTTCGCCCTCGGGGCGGGTGTAGACCCATACCTCCGAGGCGCCATCGATGGTGCGCTCGAGGGGTTCGCCGAGCCTCGCGAGCACCTGCTCCTGCGTGTCGCCGAGCTCGATGAGATGGAACTGGACCTCGCGATAGTCCGGAGCCCATTCCGTCCACACGGTCGCTGCCACCGAGTAGAACACCATGGCGAGCCCGAAGAAGAGCAGCACCATGGTCATCAGCGATGCGCCCAGGACGAGCCATGGATAGGGGTGCCATAGAGGGGGCTTGGGAACGGGTGCCTCCTCGTCCCCGAAGATGTTCGGCGACGACGACGTCTTCGCCTTCTTCTTTTTCTTCTTCCTCTTCTTGGTCTTGGTCTTCGTCATCTCGCGGTGCATGGCGTCTCAAGGCCCCTGGAGTTTGCGAATGGCTTCCAGCGCTTCGTTGGCTCCCACCACGACGAACAAGAGCAGCGTGGCGACGAGCGCTGCATTGATGAGCCAGTTGTTGCGCAACGCCCCCACCCACGCGCGCCGGTTGTTCATCACCAGCAGCGTGGCGGCGAGCA comes from Pyxidicoccus parkwaysis and encodes:
- a CDS encoding bifunctional transcriptional activator/DNA repair enzyme AdaA, with the protein product MATSDYARIEQAILYLDTHAREQPSLDDVAAHVGLSPFHFQRLFTRWAGISPKRFLQVHTLSSARRLLAERRSVLDTSYSVGLSGGGRLHELFVTLTAMTPGEFKLGGEGLTIRYGIHPSPFGDCLIAACERGICGLHFLTGETAEEALTSLKEQWPHAVFEASREATASWAERIFPATSPREPTPLSVLVKGTPFQVQVWQALLRISPGQVATYEDIARAIGNPKAVRAVGSAVGDNPVALLIPCHRVLRKTGVFGDYRWGPARKKVMLAWESLRYGAENDDGAARAARA
- a CDS encoding glutathione S-transferase family protein encodes the protein MRLYDYAPSANGYKVRLLLSWLDRPYELVPVDIFAGQSHTEDFVRNKNPDGRVPVLEPEPGRFLAESNAILLYLARGTPLLPEDAFECAHVHQWLFFEQNSMEPNVGTVRFWQLTGRASRHPETFRLRTERGHEALAAMERHLRGRTFLVGERPTVADISLYAYTHVAPEGGFDLGRYPAVSAWLERVKARPGHIGALAPYTANAHVVTSTAA